A window from Candidatus Omnitrophota bacterium encodes these proteins:
- the ispD gene encoding 2-C-methyl-D-erythritol 4-phosphate cytidylyltransferase, whose protein sequence is MKTQVIIPSAGIGSRLKTATLKPLIVLDGKPIFIHCLEAFEACSLIHSIIVVVSSESIEDFKVAIKENGLKKVKAIVPGGSERCDSVQNGLKQVDDDADVVLVHDGARPFVSVDLIERCIKALKENEAAIAAVAVKPTIKLVDAERMIIEKTLDRTKLWDAQTPQAFKKDIIVKAYSHMLQENPTDDSSLVERMGVKVKIVEGSYDNIKITTPEDLKLAEILVKTRGKE, encoded by the coding sequence ATGAAAACACAAGTAATCATTCCATCGGCAGGCATTGGTTCACGGCTCAAAACAGCTACTTTAAAGCCATTGATTGTGTTAGACGGAAAACCAATCTTTATTCATTGCTTAGAAGCGTTTGAAGCATGTTCTTTGATTCACAGTATTATTGTTGTTGTTAGCTCGGAAAGCATTGAAGATTTTAAGGTTGCTATAAAAGAAAATGGATTGAAAAAAGTAAAAGCAATTGTTCCGGGGGGAAGCGAACGATGTGATTCTGTCCAGAACGGTCTTAAGCAAGTAGATGATGATGCGGACGTTGTTCTTGTTCATGATGGCGCAAGGCCTTTTGTATCGGTTGACCTTATTGAGCGATGCATTAAAGCGCTTAAAGAAAATGAAGCTGCGATTGCTGCGGTGGCTGTTAAGCCAACAATTAAATTAGTGGACGCAGAAAGGATGATTATTGAGAAAACACTTGATCGTACAAAACTTTGGGATGCTCAAACACCACAAGCGTTTAAGAAAGATATTATTGTAAAGGCGTATAGTCATATGTTGCAAGAGAATCCAACAGATGATTCTAGCCTTGTTGAGCGGATGGGCGTGAAGGTTAAAATTGTTGAAGGCAGTTATGATAATATTAAAATTACAACACCGGAAGATTTGAAATTAGCGGAAATTTTAGTTAAGACAAGAGGAAAAGAATAA
- the ispF gene encoding 2-C-methyl-D-erythritol 2,4-cyclodiphosphate synthase, whose product MERIGIGYDLHRLVEGRKLILGGLEIPFKKGLMGHSDADVLTHAICDAFLGAIGKGDIGEHFPDTDEQYKGISSMVLLDRVKNLVSEQGFKIANVDTIIIADEPNLKPFKSKIKLSLAQALGLSEDKINVKAKTTEGLGFGSGNQEAIVVHAVVLLKK is encoded by the coding sequence ATGGAAAGAATTGGTATAGGATATGACCTTCATCGCTTGGTTGAGGGAAGAAAATTAATTCTAGGGGGACTGGAGATTCCTTTTAAAAAAGGATTGATGGGCCATTCTGATGCTGATGTCTTAACACATGCGATTTGTGATGCCTTTTTAGGTGCGATTGGTAAAGGCGACATTGGAGAACATTTTCCTGATACAGATGAGCAATACAAAGGAATTTCTAGCATGGTTTTGCTGGATAGGGTTAAGAATTTAGTTTCTGAGCAAGGGTTTAAGATAGCCAACGTAGACACAATTATTATTGCAGACGAACCAAATTTAAAACCTTTTAAGTCAAAAATAAAATTAAGTCTTGCGCAGGCTTTAGGTCTTTCGGAGGATAAAATAAATGTTAAGGCAAAAACAACAGAAGGCTTAGGGTTTGGATCTGGCAATCAAGAGGCCATCGTTGTGCATGCGGTTGTGTTGTTAAAGAAATAA
- the tmk gene encoding dTMP kinase, with amino-acid sequence MAKSVKGKFITFEGSEGCGKSTQAKLLCDYLQDKNRKVLHIREPGGIKISEKIRSILLDVQNEEMTKECEVLLYMAARAQLVEEIIAPALKKGIIVVCDRFLDSTLAYQGYGCGIDVNLIEQVGFFATKGIVPDITFLLDMETSKGLSRIRQSKDRIEQRPLEYHDCVRKGYLALAKKEPKRIKVIEANDSKDSIQQQIQEVISRMLNI; translated from the coding sequence ATGGCGAAGAGCGTAAAAGGAAAATTTATTACATTTGAAGGGTCTGAGGGGTGTGGAAAAAGTACTCAAGCAAAATTGTTATGTGATTACTTGCAAGATAAGAATAGAAAAGTTTTACATATTCGCGAACCTGGTGGTATTAAAATTAGTGAAAAAATTCGAAGTATCTTGCTTGATGTTCAAAATGAAGAAATGACTAAAGAATGCGAAGTGCTTTTGTATATGGCTGCACGCGCACAGCTTGTTGAAGAAATTATTGCTCCTGCGTTAAAGAAGGGAATTATTGTGGTTTGTGATAGGTTTTTGGATTCGACGTTAGCTTATCAGGGGTATGGATGCGGCATTGATGTGAATCTTATTGAACAAGTAGGTTTTTTTGCGACAAAAGGCATTGTGCCGGATATTACATTTTTGTTAGACATGGAAACGTCCAAGGGCTTGTCTCGTATTCGACAAAGCAAAGACAGGATTGAGCAAAGACCTTTGGAGTATCATGATTGTGTGCGAAAAGGATATTTGGCTTTGGCCAAAAAAGAACCAAAGCGAATTAAAGTCATAGAAGCTAATGACAGCAAAGATAGCATTCAGCAGCAGATTCAGGAAGTTATTTCAAGGATGTTGAATATATGA
- the mtnA gene encoding S-methyl-5-thioribose-1-phosphate isomerase codes for MAIPTIKWANNCVRIIDQTKLPGKLTFINCKDIQTLWKAIKVLSVRGAPALGAAAGFGVLLGIQKIKTNSRNIFEKKFFKVCDYIATSRPTAVNLFNELERMKNVVIDNPKDTVLQLRKKLKHQAFEIFERDKRVCRKIGGHGSKLIRNGSRLLTVCNAGALATVDYGTALGVMYSAKEKKKKFKVYACETRPLLQGARLTAWELLREKIDTTLICDNMAATLMSQGEIDMIFVGADRIALNGDVANKIGTYSLAVLANYHKVPFYIVAPKSTFDTSIQTGKQIPIEQRGSKEITHIAKNQVAPKGVKIYNPAFDVTPYQLISGIVTEGGILRAPFKENISKLFKK; via the coding sequence ATGGCTATTCCAACGATTAAGTGGGCCAATAATTGCGTTCGAATTATTGATCAGACTAAGCTTCCTGGCAAGCTTACATTTATTAATTGTAAAGATATTCAAACTCTTTGGAAAGCAATTAAAGTTTTAAGTGTTCGTGGTGCACCGGCGCTTGGAGCGGCTGCTGGTTTTGGCGTTTTGCTCGGGATTCAGAAAATAAAGACAAATAGTCGAAATATATTCGAAAAGAAATTCTTTAAGGTTTGTGATTATATTGCTACGTCACGTCCAACGGCAGTAAATTTATTCAATGAGCTTGAGCGTATGAAAAATGTTGTCATAGACAATCCTAAGGATACTGTTTTGCAGTTGCGTAAAAAATTAAAACATCAGGCTTTTGAAATTTTTGAGAGGGACAAGCGTGTTTGCCGTAAGATCGGTGGCCATGGTTCAAAGCTCATCAGAAACGGGAGCAGGCTTTTGACAGTTTGCAATGCAGGGGCACTTGCGACGGTTGACTATGGAACAGCCCTAGGCGTCATGTATTCGGCCAAAGAAAAAAAGAAAAAGTTTAAAGTTTATGCTTGCGAAACACGTCCGCTTTTGCAAGGCGCAAGACTTACAGCTTGGGAGCTATTGCGCGAGAAAATTGATACAACGCTTATTTGTGACAACATGGCAGCAACGTTGATGTCTCAGGGAGAAATTGATATGATTTTCGTTGGGGCTGACCGAATTGCATTAAATGGGGATGTTGCTAATAAGATTGGAACATATAGTTTGGCGGTTTTAGCAAATTATCATAAAGTTCCATTTTATATTGTTGCGCCAAAATCAACTTTTGATACAAGTATTCAGACTGGCAAACAAATTCCAATTGAGCAAAGAGGATCAAAAGAAATTACACATATTGCCAAAAATCAAGTTGCACCTAAAGGTGTTAAGATATATAACCCTGCGTTTGATGTCACCCCTTATCAATTAATTTCAGGGATTGTGACAGAAGGTGGTATTTTGCGTGCGCCTTTTAAAGAAAATATTTCTAAATTATTTAAGAAATGA
- the cysS gene encoding cysteine--tRNA ligase produces MAVEIYNSLTKKKELLEPIQNKAINMYSCGVTVYDKCHIGHARSLYIFDVIKRYLKFRGYSVKLVRNITDIDDKIIQKANDLKKDWSVVVKENIDRYYQDLKGLNVSVADIEPRATENIPEMIQHIEKLIKKDFAYESDGDVYFNVRKFKDYGKLSGQSIEKMKEAVRIEKTSVKSDPLDFALWKKSKEGEPYWDSPWGKGRPGWHIECSVMSMKYLGCETLDIHAGGRDLVFPHHENEVAQSEALTGKPFAKYWIHHGLLTINAQKMSKSLGNFITIEDALEKYTSDELKLFFLTSHYASSIDFNEEKMLDMHKNIERFKIFDAEANKVNLDKEDKQQRLPEEIQKQYDEFLSAMDDDFNTPRALAALFEMVTEAYKAKDKNVIYQTNQLVCRLGRDVLGLSMDFVDKDLSEEETIFLKERKQARLNKDFKRSDELRDLLKAKGIIVEDGKEGQSWRRA; encoded by the coding sequence ATGGCTGTTGAAATTTATAATTCTTTAACAAAGAAAAAAGAACTTTTGGAGCCTATTCAAAATAAGGCCATCAATATGTATTCTTGCGGGGTGACAGTTTATGACAAATGTCATATTGGTCATGCACGTAGTCTTTATATTTTTGATGTGATTAAACGTTACTTAAAATTCAGAGGCTATTCGGTTAAGCTGGTTCGAAATATTACAGATATTGATGATAAAATCATTCAAAAAGCTAACGACTTGAAGAAGGATTGGTCTGTTGTTGTTAAAGAAAATATTGATAGGTATTATCAGGACCTAAAAGGACTAAATGTTTCTGTCGCAGATATTGAGCCTCGCGCAACGGAAAATATTCCGGAGATGATTCAGCATATCGAGAAGCTTATTAAAAAAGATTTTGCATATGAATCTGATGGTGATGTGTATTTTAATGTAAGAAAGTTTAAAGATTATGGAAAGCTTTCTGGTCAAAGTATTGAGAAAATGAAAGAGGCAGTTCGTATTGAGAAAACAAGTGTAAAAAGCGATCCTTTGGATTTTGCGCTTTGGAAAAAATCAAAAGAAGGAGAGCCTTATTGGGATAGCCCTTGGGGCAAAGGGCGGCCTGGTTGGCATATTGAATGCTCTGTTATGAGCATGAAATATTTAGGTTGCGAAACACTTGATATTCATGCTGGTGGCCGAGATCTTGTTTTTCCTCACCATGAAAATGAAGTTGCCCAAAGTGAAGCCCTGACAGGAAAGCCTTTTGCCAAATATTGGATTCATCACGGACTTCTAACGATTAACGCACAAAAGATGAGCAAGTCTTTAGGTAACTTTATTACTATTGAAGATGCTTTGGAAAAATATACTTCAGATGAGCTTAAGTTGTTTTTTTTGACATCTCATTATGCGAGTTCGATTGATTTTAATGAAGAGAAGATGTTGGATATGCATAAAAATATCGAACGCTTTAAAATTTTTGATGCAGAGGCAAATAAAGTAAATTTGGACAAAGAGGACAAACAGCAGAGGCTCCCAGAAGAAATACAAAAACAGTATGATGAATTCTTGTCGGCTATGGACGATGATTTTAATACACCTCGAGCGCTAGCCGCGCTTTTTGAAATGGTTACAGAAGCATATAAAGCAAAAGATAAAAATGTCATTTATCAGACAAATCAACTTGTTTGTCGGTTGGGACGTGATGTTCTTGGACTTTCTATGGATTTTGTAGATAAAGACTTGTCTGAGGAAGAAACGATTTTTTTAAAAGAGCGTAAGCAGGCGCGCTTGAATAAAGATTTTAAACGCTCTGATGAGCTTCGAGATCTTTTAAAAGCAAAAGGCATTATTGTTGAAGATGGAAAAGAAGGACAGTCATGGCGAAGAGCGTAA
- the cysE gene encoding serine O-acetyltransferase, which translates to MISFFINLSIILVLWYFLVIIKFSDEIKSAQERDPAAGGSFQIVFLYSGLHAIVFYRIAHMFLRQNIPFLPRFISQMAKFLTGIEIHPGAKIGKGLFIDHGTGVVVGETTIIGRNVTLFQGVTLGGTGKEIGKRHPTLGDNIVVGAGAKILGNIKIGSNSYIGANAVVLKEVPPNTTVVGVPGRVTKQDGKKIDKMMDHIHVLDPVMEQMEELKQRIQELEEKVK; encoded by the coding sequence ATGATATCTTTTTTTATTAATTTAAGCATTATTTTAGTGCTTTGGTATTTTTTAGTGATTATTAAATTTTCTGATGAAATTAAATCTGCTCAAGAAAGAGATCCTGCTGCAGGAGGAAGTTTTCAGATTGTATTTTTATATTCTGGGTTACACGCGATTGTCTTTTATCGTATCGCCCATATGTTTTTAAGGCAAAATATTCCGTTTTTGCCCCGATTTATTTCACAAATGGCAAAGTTTTTAACTGGTATTGAAATTCATCCTGGTGCAAAAATTGGCAAAGGACTTTTTATTGATCATGGCACGGGTGTTGTTGTTGGAGAGACAACTATTATTGGAAGAAATGTTACATTGTTTCAAGGTGTCACCCTTGGTGGAACTGGAAAAGAAATCGGTAAGCGTCATCCGACGCTTGGTGACAATATTGTCGTTGGGGCTGGAGCAAAAATATTGGGGAACATCAAGATTGGAAGCAATTCATATATTGGCGCTAATGCGGTTGTTCTTAAAGAGGTGCCACCGAACACTACTGTGGTTGGTGTCCCTGGGCGCGTGACAAAACAGGATGGAAAAAAAATAGATAAAATGATGGATCACATTCACGTGCTGGATCCTGTTATGGAACAAATGGAAGAGCTCAAACAAAGAATTCAAGAACTTGAAGAGAAAGTTAAATAG
- the thiL gene encoding thiamine-phosphate kinase, whose product MRSLRKLGEFGLIDAIKKSVPVKKEVVKGIGDDAAILPLDKKRNFLLTTDMLVEGVHFGLKDSRNLVGRKALAVSISDIAAMGGVPKFAVVSLGVSKKMRAQEVKDIYKGLSEIAKIFDVSIVGGDTVQSDKLIINIALTGEARKKDIILRSGAKPGDVIFVTGVLGRSLKTKKHLNFIPRFQYSQYLVKKFKPSAMIDVSDGLSSDLKHILSESNVGAVIDEERIPCAKGATSAQALCDGEDFELVFTLTKKKAEVFKRQKKVTFYEIGVIVHERNGFMLRSRDGKLCRIAKEGYRHF is encoded by the coding sequence ATGAGATCTTTGAGAAAATTAGGTGAATTTGGGCTTATTGATGCGATCAAGAAAAGTGTGCCTGTAAAAAAAGAAGTTGTTAAAGGTATCGGTGATGATGCCGCTATTTTGCCGCTTGATAAAAAAAGAAATTTTCTTTTAACGACGGACATGCTTGTTGAAGGTGTACATTTTGGCCTAAAAGATAGTCGAAACCTTGTTGGAAGAAAAGCGTTGGCTGTCAGTATTAGTGACATTGCTGCTATGGGCGGCGTGCCAAAATTTGCTGTTGTGTCTTTAGGCGTTTCTAAAAAGATGCGTGCCCAAGAAGTTAAGGATATTTATAAAGGTCTTTCAGAAATTGCTAAAATATTTGATGTTAGTATTGTTGGAGGCGATACTGTTCAATCCGATAAATTGATTATTAATATTGCCTTGACTGGTGAAGCTAGAAAAAAAGATATTATTTTGCGATCGGGAGCAAAGCCAGGGGATGTGATTTTTGTCACAGGTGTTTTAGGACGATCGCTGAAGACAAAAAAGCATTTAAACTTTATACCGCGCTTTCAGTATTCACAGTATTTGGTTAAGAAATTTAAGCCAAGTGCAATGATTGATGTTTCTGATGGGCTTTCGTCGGATTTAAAGCATATTTTAAGCGAAAGTAATGTTGGTGCTGTGATTGACGAGGAAAGGATACCATGTGCTAAAGGAGCCACAAGTGCTCAGGCGTTATGTGATGGTGAAGATTTTGAGCTTGTTTTTACGTTGACAAAGAAAAAGGCAGAGGTCTTTAAACGACAAAAGAAAGTTACGTTTTATGAAATTGGCGTTATTGTGCACGAGAGAAACGGTTTTATGTTACGTTCTCGAGATGGAAAATTGTGCAGAATAGCCAAAGAAGGGTATAGGCACTTTTAA
- the holB gene encoding DNA polymerase III subunit delta' — translation MTTSLDIVNSLIVERFASFVKSERLAHAYFFSGSKGIGKFETALAVAKLVNCEDLKDGMFCDACSACLKINNSNHPDIHVLEDNGESIKIDDIRLLIRSLQFRSFEARIKVFLIQNAQRLTIEASNALLKTLEEPSRDSLIILTTSMPERLLETIRSRCQAVHFFSLANAAAKKELIENQECEEGMSHFLAYFSDGCLVSLDKDYQDIFDRKNKAINEFVFEEDSEPYFKVILSDKNMMRETLRFLFLWFKDLMMIKSGVPQQYLANIDRVSDLKYFEKRYCFEEIEEVLNDIVVTQKAIDENFNIKVPLAIIKEKIWKK, via the coding sequence ATGACAACTAGTCTAGATATCGTAAATTCTTTAATTGTTGAACGTTTTGCTTCATTTGTAAAATCTGAGCGTTTAGCGCATGCATATTTTTTTTCGGGTTCAAAAGGCATTGGAAAGTTTGAAACAGCACTAGCAGTGGCAAAGCTTGTGAATTGCGAGGATTTAAAAGATGGAATGTTTTGTGATGCATGTTCAGCGTGTCTGAAAATTAATAATAGTAATCATCCTGATATTCATGTTTTAGAAGATAACGGAGAAAGCATAAAAATAGATGACATTCGTTTGCTTATAAGATCGCTTCAGTTTCGATCATTTGAGGCGAGAATAAAAGTCTTTTTGATTCAAAATGCGCAACGCTTAACTATTGAAGCTAGCAATGCTCTTTTGAAAACTTTAGAAGAACCAAGTCGAGATAGCTTGATTATTTTGACGACTTCAATGCCGGAGCGTTTGCTAGAAACAATTCGTTCGCGCTGCCAAGCGGTGCATTTCTTTTCTTTAGCGAATGCAGCGGCAAAAAAAGAATTGATAGAAAATCAAGAATGCGAAGAAGGGATGTCGCACTTTTTAGCTTATTTTTCTGATGGATGCTTAGTCAGCCTTGACAAGGACTATCAAGATATTTTTGATCGTAAAAATAAAGCGATTAATGAATTTGTGTTCGAAGAAGATAGCGAGCCATATTTTAAAGTTATTTTATCGGATAAAAACATGATGCGAGAGACTTTAAGGTTTTTATTCTTATGGTTTAAAGATTTAATGATGATTAAAAGTGGAGTCCCTCAACAATATTTGGCAAATATTGATCGCGTGAGTGATTTAAAGTATTTTGAAAAACGATATTGTTTTGAAGAGATTGAAGAAGTCTTAAATGATATTGTTGTGACCCAAAAGGCTATTGATGAGAATTTTAATATCAAAGTGCCCTTAGCTATTATAAAGGAGAAGATATGGAAAAAGTAG
- the metG gene encoding methionine--tRNA ligase, protein MKNKFYITTPIYYVNDKPHIGHAYTTILADVLARYHRVEGDDVFFLTGLDEHGQKVQQAAQKRNLSEQAHCDDLAPRFIQLWEKLEIQNTDFIRTTESRHIKVVQDALQKVYDAGDIYVDEYEGWYSVSEERFITETEKESGTFRDIKKLKERNWFFRMSKYQEKLIDHINNNSDFIEPEHRKNEVLGFLKQPLGDLCISRPKERMSWGIEIPFDKEYVTYVWFDALLNYITGIGYGVDDEKFKTWWPYAMHLMAKDILTTHCVYWPTMLLSLGINLPKKIFAHGWWLIGKTKMSKSLGNIVDPLDLVDQYGVDAVRYYLMREMVLGQDANFTADSFIKRYNSDLANDFGNLLNRVGGLIGKYFESHIPESGKLTEEDEEIKGIANALDAKIKNQIENMRIHEAIEEVLILVRSVNSYLEKQAPWKVAKEDLNRAATILYVATEALRISAVQLLPVIPGKALEVLDILGARDTRSKWGELKSGLALKEHQALFPRIEVEKE, encoded by the coding sequence ATGAAGAATAAATTTTATATTACAACTCCTATTTATTATGTAAATGATAAACCCCACATTGGTCATGCTTACACAACTATTTTAGCAGATGTGCTTGCACGTTATCATCGGGTTGAGGGCGATGATGTCTTTTTTTTGACAGGGTTGGATGAACATGGTCAAAAAGTTCAGCAGGCAGCACAAAAAAGGAATTTAAGCGAACAGGCTCATTGCGATGATCTTGCGCCTCGATTTATTCAGCTTTGGGAAAAACTTGAGATCCAAAATACTGATTTTATTCGTACAACGGAAAGCCGCCATATCAAAGTTGTTCAGGATGCCCTACAAAAAGTGTATGATGCAGGCGATATTTATGTTGATGAATACGAGGGATGGTATTCGGTTTCCGAAGAACGATTTATTACTGAGACTGAAAAAGAGTCTGGCACTTTTCGCGATATTAAAAAGCTTAAAGAGCGTAATTGGTTTTTTAGGATGAGTAAGTATCAAGAAAAGCTTATCGATCATATCAATAATAATTCTGATTTTATTGAACCAGAACATCGCAAGAATGAAGTTTTAGGATTTCTAAAACAACCTTTAGGGGACTTGTGCATTTCTCGGCCTAAAGAGCGCATGAGTTGGGGTATTGAAATTCCGTTCGACAAAGAGTATGTTACGTATGTTTGGTTTGATGCGCTTTTAAATTATATTACAGGTATTGGTTATGGCGTTGATGATGAGAAATTTAAAACTTGGTGGCCATATGCGATGCATTTAATGGCTAAAGATATTTTAACTACGCATTGTGTATATTGGCCAACAATGTTGCTTTCTCTTGGGATTAATTTGCCGAAGAAAATCTTTGCACACGGGTGGTGGCTTATTGGCAAAACGAAGATGAGCAAATCTCTTGGAAATATTGTTGATCCGCTTGATTTGGTTGATCAATATGGCGTGGATGCTGTGCGTTATTATTTGATGCGCGAAATGGTATTGGGCCAAGATGCTAATTTTACCGCTGATTCTTTTATCAAACGATACAATAGCGATTTGGCGAATGATTTCGGAAATCTCTTGAATCGCGTTGGAGGTCTGATTGGAAAATATTTTGAAAGCCATATCCCAGAGTCAGGAAAGCTTACCGAAGAAGATGAAGAGATCAAAGGAATTGCAAATGCCTTGGATGCAAAAATAAAGAATCAGATTGAAAATATGCGGATTCACGAGGCCATTGAAGAAGTCCTTATTTTAGTGCGCAGTGTAAATAGTTATTTAGAAAAACAAGCGCCATGGAAAGTTGCTAAAGAAGATTTGAATCGAGCAGCAACGATTCTTTATGTGGCAACTGAAGCGCTTAGAATTTCTGCAGTGCAACTTTTGCCTGTTATTCCAGGAAAAGCACTAGAAGTTTTAGATATTTTAGGTGCAAGAGATACGCGGTCAAAATGGGGAGAGCTTAAGAGTGGCTTGGCACTTAAAGAGCATCAAGCGTTGTTTCCTCGCATTGAAGTTGAGAAAGAATAA
- the ricT gene encoding regulatory iron-sulfur-containing complex subunit RicT translates to MEKVVQVGLGEFRGIGLYNLKDIVCKRGDIVILSIDRATEYGKIISDTDASPEGRVENLPGKVLRVSTEEDLKRIERNKEKAKETGLTCEKKIAEQNLSMKIIHCEFSFDNSKIVFFFISDERVDFRNLVKELAGIFRARIELKQIGVRDQAKTVGGIGCCGRALCCCSYMRDFHPLTIKMAKEQDLPINPSRISGVCGRIKCCMAYEFPLYKQYAKGMPKRGAKINTPLGKGKVFDVNILQRCVKVDLGEGKTTKVSFGKGDEE, encoded by the coding sequence ATGGAAAAAGTAGTTCAGGTTGGGCTAGGAGAGTTTCGAGGCATTGGCCTATACAACCTTAAAGATATTGTATGCAAACGCGGGGACATTGTTATCTTGAGTATTGATCGTGCGACAGAATATGGAAAAATTATTTCTGACACTGATGCGTCTCCCGAGGGACGCGTTGAGAACCTTCCTGGCAAGGTGTTACGTGTTTCAACTGAGGAAGATTTAAAGCGTATTGAAAGAAACAAAGAAAAGGCCAAGGAAACTGGTTTGACATGCGAGAAAAAAATTGCTGAGCAAAATCTTAGCATGAAAATTATTCATTGCGAATTTAGTTTTGATAACAGTAAGATTGTATTTTTCTTTATTTCTGATGAACGTGTTGATTTTAGAAATCTTGTCAAAGAGCTTGCTGGTATTTTTAGAGCACGTATTGAGCTTAAGCAAATTGGTGTGCGTGATCAAGCTAAGACTGTCGGAGGTATTGGGTGTTGTGGTCGTGCACTTTGTTGTTGCTCGTATATGAGAGATTTTCACCCATTGACCATTAAGATGGCAAAGGAGCAAGATTTGCCTATTAATCCGTCGAGAATTTCTGGTGTTTGTGGGAGGATTAAATGTTGCATGGCGTATGAATTTCCACTTTATAAGCAATATGCCAAAGGCATGCCAAAGCGCGGCGCGAAAATTAACACTCCGCTAGGAAAGGGCAAAGTTTTTGATGTTAATATTTTGCAGCGATGTGTCAAAGTGGATTTAGGGGAAGGTAAAACGACAAAAGTATCTTTTGGTAAAGGTGATGAAGAATAA
- the radA gene encoding DNA repair protein RadA gives MKTKTLYVCQECGAQSSGWLGKCSSCQSWNSFVEERINPVETPRDEMFFKQTPVLLSEVPTQDENRFKTDNEEFDRVLGGGFVPGSVTLLGGDPGIGKSTLSLQVGCLLSAKGQKILYVSGEESVKQAKMRADRLVEQGRSNLYMVNQIDLDLIIDQIKELKPDVVIVDSIQVVYKKDFSSSPGSVSQVRECASLLTQLAKTKSIAIILIGHVTKEGALAGPRVLEHLVDTVLYFEGERYSSYRILRTTKNRFGSTNELGVFEMTSNGLQEVRNPSEIFLAERAVGSSGSVVVPILEGTRPFLVEIQGLVSRANFGGVRQKTQGFDANRLALLAAVLEKKNGLSLQDKDIFLNVVGGVKVMDPAADLGAALAVASALLDKKIPSDLVVLGEVGLSSEVRSVSQVALRVNEAHKLGFKKCILPKNNLKNQKQLKSYGLEFIAVETVKEALSCL, from the coding sequence ATGAAAACAAAAACGTTGTATGTTTGTCAAGAGTGCGGCGCGCAATCATCGGGATGGCTTGGGAAATGCTCGAGCTGTCAGAGTTGGAATTCGTTTGTTGAAGAGCGTATAAATCCCGTTGAAACGCCTAGGGATGAAATGTTTTTTAAGCAAACTCCTGTTTTGTTAAGCGAGGTGCCGACTCAAGATGAAAATCGGTTTAAAACAGACAATGAAGAATTTGATCGTGTTTTAGGTGGGGGCTTTGTTCCTGGATCGGTGACTCTTTTAGGGGGAGATCCTGGCATCGGCAAATCAACATTGTCGCTTCAGGTTGGTTGTCTCTTGAGTGCAAAAGGACAAAAGATCCTTTATGTCAGTGGTGAAGAATCTGTGAAGCAGGCAAAAATGCGTGCTGATCGTCTTGTAGAGCAAGGCAGATCAAATCTTTATATGGTAAATCAAATTGATTTAGATTTGATTATTGATCAGATTAAAGAATTAAAACCTGACGTGGTTATTGTTGATTCAATTCAGGTTGTATATAAAAAAGACTTTTCGTCGAGCCCCGGGAGCGTTAGTCAAGTTCGTGAATGCGCATCGCTTTTAACGCAGCTGGCAAAAACAAAATCTATTGCTATTATTTTAATAGGGCACGTAACGAAAGAAGGCGCTTTGGCTGGGCCGCGCGTACTAGAACATTTAGTTGATACGGTGCTTTATTTTGAGGGAGAGCGGTATTCGAGTTATCGCATCTTGCGGACAACGAAGAATCGATTTGGTTCAACTAACGAGCTTGGTGTTTTTGAAATGACATCTAACGGATTGCAAGAAGTGAGAAATCCGTCTGAAATTTTTTTGGCTGAGAGAGCGGTTGGATCTTCAGGGTCAGTGGTTGTTCCGATTTTAGAGGGGACGCGACCATTTTTAGTTGAGATTCAGGGATTGGTTAGTCGTGCAAACTTCGGTGGGGTACGGCAAAAGACACAAGGGTTTGATGCTAACCGTTTAGCATTATTAGCTGCGGTATTAGAAAAGAAGAATGGGCTTTCGCTTCAGGATAAAGATATATTCTTAAACGTTGTTGGTGGCGTCAAGGTCATGGATCCAGCAGCAGATCTAGGGGCTGCCTTAGCGGTTGCTTCAGCGCTATTGGATAAGAAAATTCCTTCCGATTTAGTGGTTTTAGGCGAGGTTGGCTTGTCGTCTGAAGTACGCAGCGTTAGTCAGGTTGCCTTAAGAGTTAATGAAGCGCACAAGCTGGGATTTAAGAAATGTATTTTGCCAAAGAATAATTTGAAGAATCAAAAGCAGTTGAAATCTTATGGCCTTGAATTTATTGCTGTTGAGACAGTAAAAGAAGCTTTGAGTTGTTTATAA